Below is a genomic region from Actinoallomurus bryophytorum.
CCGGCATCGACGACTCGCCGGAGCTCTTCGCCGAGGACGTACGGGCCAAGACCAAGGGCCAGGGCGACGAACGGCTGGCACGGGCACTCGGGGACGTCAGCGCCGGCCTAGTGGAGTGGATGGCCGACCACCTCGGCATGCCCCTGTCGCTCGTCACCGACTTCCACTATCCCGGGCACTCGGTCGACCGGTGCCACACCATTCCCGGGCGGCACGGGACCGGGCTGATCGACCATCTGCTGAGCGCGGTCAGGGCCGAGGACCGGGTGGAGATGCTCGTCCCCGCCCGGCTGTCCGGCATCCGGTCCTCCGCGGACGGGCACGTCGAGGCCGCGGTCGTCACCTACCCGGACGGGTCGGCCGAGGACATCCCCACCCGCGCGCTGCTGCTGGCCACCAACGGCTACGGCGCCGACCGTGACCTCGTCGCGGAGCACCTGCCGGAGATCGCCACGGCGGTCTACCACGGCAGCGAGACCTCGCGGGGCGACGCCCTGCGGATCGGCACCGGGATCGGCGCCGCCACCGCCTTCCTCGACGCGTACCAGGGGCACGGGGCGCTGGCCCACCGCGCGGCGACGCTCGTCGGCTGGGCGACGATCATGCACGGCGCCGTCATGCTGGACCTCACCGGGTACCGGTTCGGCGACGAGACGACCGGCTACTCCGAGTACGCCGCCGCGCTCGCCGCACGGCCGCAGGCCACCGGCTGGATCGTGCTCGACCAGCGGATCCACGACCTGTGCCTGCCGTTCACCGATTTCCGGCAGACCGTCGAGTCGGGTGTACTGGTCTGGGCGGACGACGTCGAGTCGCTGGCCGGGGCCATCGGCCTGCCGGCGGCGGCCGGCGAGCTCGCCGAGGTCGCCCGCGCCGCACGGGGCGAGGCCACCGACCGGTTCGGGCGCACCTTCTTCGAGGCGCCGCTGGCACCGCCGTACGCCGCGGTGCGCGTGGTCCCGGCGCTGTTCCACACCCAGGGCGGGCTCGTGGTCGACGAGCACGCACGCGTCCTGCGGGACGACGGCTCGCAGATCTCCGGCCTGT
It encodes:
- a CDS encoding FAD-dependent oxidoreductase is translated as MSETGPDLVVAGAGGGLVAALRAAQHGLDVLVVEASEHFRRGNNTSMSTAMVPGAGSRWQREAGIDDSPELFAEDVRAKTKGQGDERLARALGDVSAGLVEWMADHLGMPLSLVTDFHYPGHSVDRCHTIPGRHGTGLIDHLLSAVRAEDRVEMLVPARLSGIRSSADGHVEAAVVTYPDGSAEDIPTRALLLATNGYGADRDLVAEHLPEIATAVYHGSETSRGDALRIGTGIGAATAFLDAYQGHGALAHRAATLVGWATIMHGAVMLDLTGYRFGDETTGYSEYAAALAARPQATGWIVLDQRIHDLCLPFTDFRQTVESGVLVWADDVESLAGAIGLPAAAGELAEVARAARGEATDRFGRTFFEAPLAPPYAAVRVVPALFHTQGGLVVDEHARVLRDDGSQISGLYASGGAAAGISGHGAAGYLAGNGLLPALGLAYLAADHLAHHIGRETR